The nucleotide sequence CGCCGCGCGTCGCACCGCGCGGCACTGAAGACGGCCGTGCAGGACCGGGTATGACCTCGCCGCAGACCTTCGGCCGCTACGAGCTGCTCGGCATCCTGGGCGGCGGCGGCTTTGCGACCGTCTACCGCGCCCTCGACCCCGCGCTCGGGCGCGAGGTGGCGCTGAAGGCGTTGCTGCCGCACCTCGCCGCCGACGCGGTGATCCGCCAGCGCTTCCTGGCCGAGGCGCGGGCGATCGCGGCCCTGCACCACCCCAACATCGTCACCGTCTACGACGTGGGCGAGGCGGACGGCCGTCCCTTCTTCGCCATGGAGCTGATTGCCGGCGAGACGCTGGCCGCCGCGCTCACGGCGAACGGCCGCTTCGCGCCCGCGCGCGCGGCCGAGCTTCTGCGCGGCCTCTGCAGCGCCGTGGACGCGCTGCACGCCGCGGGCATCGTGCATCGCGACATTAAGCCCGCCAACGTGATGATCGAGCCGGGCGGGCGCGTGGTGTTGATGGACTTCGGCATCGCGCGCACGCAGGGCGGCTCGTCCTACACGCGGGCGGGCGACAGCATCGGCACGCCGCGCTACATGGCGCCGGAGCAGGTGCGCGGCGTCGACGTCGGCCCGGCCGCGGATGTCTACGCGCTGGGCGTGTTGGGTTACGAGCTGCTGGCCGGCAAGCCGCCGTTCGTGGGCGATACCGCTTCCGTGCTGCACGCCCAGGTCTACGATCCGCCGCCGCCGCTGCGCGAGGCATGCCCCGGCCTGCCGGAGGGCGTCTACGCCGCGATCGAGTCCGCGCTGGCGAAGAGCCCGCCCGCCCGCCCGGCCTCGGCCGGCGCCTTCGCCGCGCAGTTGCAGGCCGCGCTGAGCAGCGCCACGCCGAATGCGGCCACCCTGGTCATGCCGGCGCGGCCGCAGGACCAGGAGCGCACATTGCTGATGCCGCCCGAGCCGGCGCCCGTCGCTGAGGCGCCGGAGGCGATCACGCTTCCCGCCACGCCGGTGCCGCCGCCTCCGGCAACGCCGGCCCACACGCCGCAGCCGACCTCCGCCTTCACGCCGCAATATGTGCCGGCCTATCCAGATTCCAACACGCCGTCGAGCCTTACGCCGGCGGCCGCGCGATCCGGGCGCGGCAAGCGCACGCTGATCCTGGCGATCGGCGCCATCATCGCGACGCTGGCCGTGGGCGGCGCGGCGCTGGCGGCGGTGCTGATCCGTGGCCGCGGCGGCAACACGCCCGCGACCGCGACCAGCGCGGCGGCCAGCGCAACGGCGCCGCCGGCCGCGTCCGCCACGACCGGCGGCGCGGGCACGCGCGGGGTGGGCGGCGCCGCCACGGTCAGCAACCTGCAGGTCTACGACTCGAACAAGCGCGAGCACGCGGGCACCTTTCCCGCCGGCGATTTCGTCGATGTCTGTTTCTCGCTGACGCCCGGCGCCGCCGCGGCGCGGCCGCTGATCGCGCTCACCAACCACGACCAGCCGCCGAGGGGCGACAACGATCCGGCGCTCGTTGGCCTCTCGCCGCCGCTGGCGCTGGAGCCGATCGCCGACAAGTGCTTCGAGGTGCGCTCCACGCGGCAGCGCTTCGCGCCCGGCGATTTCTTCGCCTGGGTGATGCAGGGTCCGAGCCTGGGCGAGGCCGTGGTGCTCGCCAGCGCGCCGTTCCATCTTTCGCCCGCGACGGCGGCGAGCGCGACCGCGTCGGCTACGCCCAGCCCGGCGCCGACGGCCACGCCGCGGCCGACGCCCTCGCCCACGCGCGCCGCCGCGCTGCCGACGCCGGACCTCTCGCTGCCGCCGAATCCGAACGCGGGCGCGGGCAGGCCGGCGCTGAAGATCACCGCCGTGCAGGCGGAGGCGGAGGCGCCGGCGGCCGGCGGCACGTTCACCTTCCAGCTCACGGCGCAGAACTTCGGCGCAGCGGGCAGCCAGGGCAGCATCACCGTCAGCTCGCCGGACGCGACCAGGCTGGCGGCCCAGTTGACCGCCTGCGACCTGAACGCGCGGGCGAACGTCTTCCCGCCCGGCAGCAGCGTGAGCACGCTGGGAAACGGCACGCGCGCCGGCGTGGGCAAGGCCGCCAGCACGCAGTGGATCGCCGAGGCGGACGTCAGCGGCGCCTGGCCGGCTGGCGGCACTTGCACCCTCGCCGTCAGCGCGACGGCGCCGGCGAGCGGCAACCTCACCCTCTACCTGCGCGTCGCAACCTTCGCCAGCGACGATCGCCTCGCCGTCTGGCCCTACACCGGCTCGGGCGTGGGCAGCGTGGTCGAAGACCAGCAGGGCTTCCGCGCCATCCGCTGGACGCTGCCGATCGCGGTGCGGTAGCAGGAGACCGGCGCGGTTCCTACTCGTCGGCCTCGACGGGCTGTACCTCCGGCAGCAGGCGCCGGGCGTAGAAGCGGGCGCGGGCGCGGCGCAGGCGGAACACCTGCGTGAGCCCGATCAGGCTGGGGAAGGGCAGCAGCGCAACGGCGCCGATGAACACGTAGTGGTCGTAGCGGCTGACGGCGTTGCCGAAGAGGTAGCCGAGCATGGTGATGCTGCCGATCCAGCCCACGGCGCCGGCGACATTGAAGAAGGCGAAGCGTGGATAGCCCATCTCAGCGGCGCCGGCGACCACGGGCGCGAAGGTGCGCAGGCCGGTAATGAAGCGCGCGGCCACGATCGTCTTGCCGCCATGGCGCGCGTAGAAGCGGCGGGCCTTCTCTATGTGATCGTGCCGGAACCAGAACGAATCCTCGCGCCCGTAGAGCCGCTTGCCTGCCTGCCGGCCGATCAGGTAGCCGACTGCATCGCCCAGCACGGCGCCGGCGATCATCGCCGCCAGCACGCCGGCGAGGTGCAGGTGGCCGCGCGCGGCCAGCAGCCCGGCGGAGATCAGCAGCGTGTCGCCGGGCAGGAAGAAGCCGACGAGCAGCCCCGTCTCCGCGAAGAGGATCGCGAAGAGCCCGGCGTAGCCGATCGTGCGGACGATCTCTTCCCAGTGCATCGTACTTTCAGCGTATCACGCCGCGGTGGACCGCCCCTTTTGAGTTTCGACCGCCGGGTGGTTTTGCTTACATGAACGCACGTGTACGGCCACTTTCGGCGCGGTTCGGTCGAGCCGCGGCGGGATCACCCGGGAGCATGATGCAGCGCCGCCCGGGCGACAACGTGCGCCGAAGGGCGGATAGGATAAGGCGGGCCGGCAGGCGTGAGCGCCCCGGCGGTGAGGTGCAGCATGGCGAAGGCGGCGAAGGGTGCGAAGCAACGCACCTTCAGCTATCACTGGGGCAGCGGCGTTGTGGCGGAAGAGGCGCGGGTCGAAGGCGAGTACCACGTGCCGGCGCTGCAACTGCTGCGCTACACCGAGGGCGAGGCGGCCGGCAGCGAAAGCGTGCGCTTCTGCTACTACAACCACCGCGGCATGTACCAGCGCGCCCCGCTGGTGCTCTCCGAACCGGAGATCGCGCTGCTGCGCGCGGCGCTGCGCCAAACGCCCGCCCTGCGGGCGCTGCTGCAGCGGCTGCTGGAGTGGGGCCGGCCGCGCCTCAGGCGAACGCCTCCCAGCAGGCGCGGCGCGGCATGGATGCGTCCGCCGGGCTCGCGGCCGTTAGAGCGCCGGCGCGACGCGTCCCTGCCGGTGGAGCGTGGCTGAGTCTACCGCCGTCCGGCGATGAACCTCGTGCGGTTCTGGAACTGGCGCGGCTGGTTCGGTTCGGCCCACATCTCGGCCTGCACGGCCGCCTGTGCCTCCGCCCGCCGCTCGCGAGCCAGACTGGCCGTGGTGACGCCGGCCAGTACCTCCCAGGCGGTCGCAAAATCGGGGAAGGTGAAGCTGAGCAGCTCGCTTTCGACCGTCGCGGCAATCCCAGCCGCGGCGAGCTGTGCCAGAAACGGCATTGGGTCGGCCAGGGCGCCGGGACCAACACCTTGCACCGGCGGCATGGGGGCAAACCGCCCGGCGGCGGCCTGGAAGCGCACGATATCGCACTGCTCGGGCCCCGCCCAGACCGCCGCCACGAGGCGGCCGCCGGGGCGCAGCACACGGCCCAGCTCTCGCGCCACCGCCGCTCGGTCGATGGCATACATCAGGCTCAGCGACGCCAGCGCAACATCGAGGCTCGCCGTCTCGGCCGGGATCGCTTCGCCGCGCCCCTCGACGAAGCGAATCTGCCCCTGCGCCAGCGCCCGGCTGCGCTGCTCCGCGCGGGCCAGCATTGCCGGGCTCGGATCAACGGCCAGGACACTGCCGTGCGGCGCCACCAGCGGCGCCGCGCGCAGCGCCACCGCGCCGGTGCCGGCGCCCAGGTCCAGCACGCGCTCGCCCGGCCGCAGAGCCGCACGGTTGATGAGGCGCTCGATGACTGGCTGAAAGCGGTTGTCGATTTCGCGCACATACAGGTCGGAGATGCCGTCCCAGACGCCGACCTGCCAGCGGAAGCCTGCTTCCTCGCGTGACGGGTCATCCGGCCTGGCCATGACGATCTCCCTCACCATGCTCGCCGTACAGCCGCACCTGTCGTCACATGTGGCAGCAGTATACTCCGGTACCTGTACAGCTTGAGAGGCGGCAGGGGCGGCATCCCGTTCGCCGCGTCTCGCTGAGAATGACGGCATCAGCCGGCGGGGCGCAGCTTGACGGCGGTGCCGTAGGCGACGATCTCGGACATCGTGTTGCCGATCTCCGAAGAGTCGAAGCGCATCATCACCACGGCGTCGGCGCCGGCGGCGGTGGCGCGCTCGATCATGCGCTGCACGGCGTGCTCGCGCGCCTGCTCCAGCAGCGAGGTGTACTGCTTGATCTCGCCGCCGACGAGCGACTTCAACCCGGCGCCGATGTTGCCGAACAGGCCGCGGCTGCGCACGGTGATGCCGAAGACCTCGCCCAGCGTCTCGGTCACCTCGTAG is from Dehalococcoidia bacterium and encodes:
- a CDS encoding serine/threonine-protein kinase — translated: MTSPQTFGRYELLGILGGGGFATVYRALDPALGREVALKALLPHLAADAVIRQRFLAEARAIAALHHPNIVTVYDVGEADGRPFFAMELIAGETLAAALTANGRFAPARAAELLRGLCSAVDALHAAGIVHRDIKPANVMIEPGGRVVLMDFGIARTQGGSSYTRAGDSIGTPRYMAPEQVRGVDVGPAADVYALGVLGYELLAGKPPFVGDTASVLHAQVYDPPPPLREACPGLPEGVYAAIESALAKSPPARPASAGAFAAQLQAALSSATPNAATLVMPARPQDQERTLLMPPEPAPVAEAPEAITLPATPVPPPPATPAHTPQPTSAFTPQYVPAYPDSNTPSSLTPAAARSGRGKRTLILAIGAIIATLAVGGAALAAVLIRGRGGNTPATATSAAASATAPPAASATTGGAGTRGVGGAATVSNLQVYDSNKREHAGTFPAGDFVDVCFSLTPGAAAARPLIALTNHDQPPRGDNDPALVGLSPPLALEPIADKCFEVRSTRQRFAPGDFFAWVMQGPSLGEAVVLASAPFHLSPATAASATASATPSPAPTATPRPTPSPTRAAALPTPDLSLPPNPNAGAGRPALKITAVQAEAEAPAAGGTFTFQLTAQNFGAAGSQGSITVSSPDATRLAAQLTACDLNARANVFPPGSSVSTLGNGTRAGVGKAASTQWIAEADVSGAWPAGGTCTLAVSATAPASGNLTLYLRVATFASDDRLAVWPYTGSGVGSVVEDQQGFRAIRWTLPIAVR
- a CDS encoding VTT domain-containing protein; this translates as MHWEEIVRTIGYAGLFAILFAETGLLVGFFLPGDTLLISAGLLAARGHLHLAGVLAAMIAGAVLGDAVGYLIGRQAGKRLYGREDSFWFRHDHIEKARRFYARHGGKTIVAARFITGLRTFAPVVAGAAEMGYPRFAFFNVAGAVGWIGSITMLGYLFGNAVSRYDHYVFIGAVALLPFPSLIGLTQVFRLRRARARFYARRLLPEVQPVEADE
- a CDS encoding methyltransferase domain-containing protein is translated as MARPDDPSREEAGFRWQVGVWDGISDLYVREIDNRFQPVIERLINRAALRPGERVLDLGAGTGAVALRAAPLVAPHGSVLAVDPSPAMLARAEQRSRALAQGQIRFVEGRGEAIPAETASLDVALASLSLMYAIDRAAVARELGRVLRPGGRLVAAVWAGPEQCDIVRFQAAAGRFAPMPPVQGVGPGALADPMPFLAQLAAAGIAATVESELLSFTFPDFATAWEVLAGVTTASLARERRAEAQAAVQAEMWAEPNQPRQFQNRTRFIAGRR
- a CDS encoding YbjQ family protein — encoded protein: MIVATTFDIAGYEVTETLGEVFGITVRSRGLFGNIGAGLKSLVGGEIKQYTSLLEQAREHAVQRMIERATAAGADAVVMMRFDSSEIGNTMSEIVAYGTAVKLRPAG